Within Homo sapiens chromosome 2, GRCh38.p14 Primary Assembly, the genomic segment TAAATGTACTGCTTTAAAAGACtaaattctgggccaggcgcagtggctcatgcctgcaatcccagccctttggaaggctgaggcaggcgggtcacctgaggtcaggagtttgagtccatcctgatcaacatggtgaaacccggtctctactaatataaaaattagccagacgtggtggcaggtgcctgtaatcccagctactcgggaggctgaggcaggagaatcgcttgaacctgggaggcggaggctgcagtgagccaggatggcaccactgcactccagcctgggcgacagagcaagactctgtctccaaaaaaaaaaaaaaccagacttaAATTCTGCAGTTCCCTAAAGACCAAAAATTCTGTGACATTAAATATGTCACTTCTCAGGGTGCAGGCCACATAACTGACTGGCTGTCCCCTTCAACGCTGACCTTTTCTGACATGTAAGGATATTtaaggaaggcttccctgagcACTGGCTCCAGGATCTCAGTGTGGGAACCACGGGGCCTGCAGTCAAATCAGGTGCTCGACAGATGTCCCCGACTCTTTATGCGTGCACTGCCCAGTCGGCCCTGCATGCAGGACCTCTGCTCCTCCTAGAAGCTCAGAGTTTAGTATTTTAGAGTTGAAAGAAGCAGGCGAGAAATCCCACAGGACCAAGGTCTGTCGGGAGACACTGAGTGGTTCCATGAAAATACTGGACCTCATTAGCCCATCCATTTCCCAATATGCACATGTATCTTGGGAACTCTCGGGGGACAGTTTCAGGCCAGCTGCCCCAATGCCCCATCTCCTTCCCCTCAACAAGCCCTCGATAGCAACTCTACCAAACATGTATGAGATGGGGAAGGTCCTACAACCTCATGGGAATAGCAAGGAGGGAGATTATTTGACCGAGGCCAGGTGAAATGATGTCTCCTAGTTATACCAAGTATACCAAGCAGCCCACCATGGAGGTTTAACACCCATGACTCAGAACACTCTGGAAAACGCTTCCCTCCACAATGGACAGGGACTGAGCGGCTCTCAGCATGCTTTTGAATTGCCAACTCTGGACAATTTATTTCGCCTAAAAAGCCTTTTTATAATGCCAGTTTTATAACTGATGAAATGAATTTTCTTCATTCCTAGATATTAAAATCTTTATCTGTGTAACCTAACTGAAGAAAATCTCTCCAAAAAAGGACCTGAAGCCAACAAAGTGTGTGATTAGTAAAATTAAGTTAAGCAGAACCCTGAACTTGCATGCAGCCGCTGCAAGATTCCCTCTCCTGGAACAGGCTGTGGCCACAactccccttcccagccccaAAGCCATGCCCCATGGCTTTGCCTCAGGAGAATCTAAGAACCAGAGGGCTCGGGACACATCACCAATGTCAGAAAACCAACTACCTAACTCAGCAGCACAGGACTCTTCTTTGGTATAAAGAGAGTACTTTTAAAGGTCCTGCTTTAAGACCACTAGTTGTTGGTTTCAGACGAGTATTTTCTATACCCtgactcctcttcctcctcaaggaaaaggaaataaggaacATGGCAGAGCAGCTAGTCATTCAGCAGAGGCCGGCCAGAGAGGGCCCGGCTCAGGGGCTTCCCCACTATGGGTCAtcccacctgcagtcccagcccaCAGCCCCCCAGGCCCAGGAGCTTTCACCAACCTGTTCATACCGGGAAGGTTACCCCAGAAGTAGCGGGCCCTGTGTGCAGCTGACACTTCTTTGGCATCAATCATCACAGGGTTGGACTACAAAACAGGAGACGGTTTGAAGATGAGCCAAGGAGGAGCATGAAACAGCGCCGGCATGCTGCTGGGGTCGAGCCTTAAAGCCTCAAAGCCTCTTACTTCTCTCTCAGGAGCCACACACTGGGCTAGCCTGCAGCCTCCaggagaagctggaattacaCCTAGCCACATTCCACAAGCTGTCACTGGAACGTTCTAGATCAGCATTGTCCAAATGAACTTCTGCGATGGTGGGTTGTCCTCTACACTGTTCAATTCAGTGGCCACTAGCCCACTAGTACAGGTGGCTATTTTGTACCTAAAATGAGGCCAATGTGATTGAGGAGCTGAATGGTTAATGTTAATGTAAACAGCcgcatgtggctggtggctaccatattgcACAGTGCTGCTCTAGACTACCCAGAGGCTGGGAGAGCCCAGGCTCCAGCGAGTATGGGTGTGTTTACCATGAGCCCTGATTAGAACTCAAACAGACGCCTGCTCACACTTACAGTCAGAACACCAGCTCACAGTGTGACCCACCCCAAGACTCAGGAGCACAGGTGGGCTCAAGCTCCCAGAAGGGCCACTCCAAGCACGCCTCTGGCAGCAGAAGCCCTCTGCACGCGGCTCAGACTTGGCTCAGGGTTAAACGGGGACTCACATGATAAGGAATGAAAACTGAGCTAAGTCTTGTTTTCTTCTCAGGTGCCTGTCATGGTACCAGGGAGTGAGGATAGGCCCTTCTTGCTCAGGGAAAACTGATTTTGTCCTCTCAAAGATCCTGGTGTGTAACAAACACCATACAGAATACCCAACCCCAGGAGTCTGGCACCCCACCTGATTGAGTGACAGGTCCTTCAACCCCGGAGGTCCACACCCACAATGCCACCTCTTAGAGTGAGACCACTGGTTCTTTCCGAGGTAGGCCTCTAACCCTGCTTCCTCCCTTTCTATCCAGGAAGCCTGGGGCTTCCCAAACAGGCCCCTTGCAAAGCAGAAGTCACCAGTCCCCAGCTCCACAATGCAGATGAGACAGGATGAAGCAGCAGTCCAAGGTAGAAGCCATTAGTGAGCTGGCCAAACCAAGGTTGCTGGCTATACCTCGAGAAATCGCGAGATGTCCCTCTTGTCACTAACGCCCATGGCCACCACATTCTCAAAGAGCCAGAAGAAGGGGCGATCATCTCCCTCCTTGGGCCGCGCATCATGCAGGAGGCGGTAGAACTCAAAGAAGAGCCGGCCAGTGCCCTCTGAGAGGTCGGAAGAGAAAGCCATCAGCTGGGGCTGTCTGCATAGGACAGTGGTGTGGCTCGGGCACGGGGAGGGCACGGGAAGACAGGGTCATCGGGAATAGCTGTCCCAGGGCAGAAATATCCAAGGAGGAAGCCTATGTGCGGAAGCACCAGCTGAGAAGGTGGAGGGGACAGGATGGTACCTACCGTAGAGGCCCTTGCGAGCAGGGTTGACGATGGAGAGGTCATTGCAGGGACTGCCCCCAATCACCAGATCGAATGGGCCCCACTCCTGGATCTGGGAGGATAAAGGCAACGTGATGGGCCTGCTGTCCAGGGACAGAGgcagacaggaagaaagagaaattatctGTGAACTTGGCAAAGAAGTCCTTTGACACGAAAGAGAGGAGACCCAGCTGCTCTGCAGGCTCACGACCCTAGCTGCAACCATGGACAAGTCCTAAACAAGAACGGGACCAAGTTGGATCATTTCTTAGGCCAATGGGGAAACTAGTATCACCCAGGCAGGCAACACAGCCACCCACTGGGAAGGTGACCCAAGTGGACGGCTGAGTCTGAAGGTACCTGGCATGCTGAGTGTCTTAGGCAGGGTGTCTGGGCCATGTGAATGTCCTCCAGTTGCCCTTCAGGACTCCAGAGGGCCTGTAGTCATGCTTAAGGGAAgaccctgcctgagcctcccagatATGGAAGCTGATAAAGCTATTTGCCAAAAGTATTGGGAGGACAGGAACCTCTCTCTAATCCAAAGAGCTCTACTAGAAACTGTCCAGAAACCAGCCCAGGGAGTAGCCAGAGCTCAAGTAggcactatgttgcccaagctagtcttaaacccctggcctcaagggattctcctaccttggcctcccaaagtgctggcattataggcatgagccaccatgcctagcccaaaTTCCCATTTCAATTTGCCCTTTACCCTCTCAAGACAGAGGACAAATGGAAGATAAGGAGAAAAAGAGGCTGGGGCAAAGGGTGAAGAGAAAGAGggcaaatgaacaaaatgaaaggaGGCAAGGGCTGCCTCCAGGTGCTGAGTGTGCAGGGAGGGGAAGACGGGCTGCGCCCCACAGCATGGACATACATGCTTCTGTGTGACGCTGCGGACGTCCCCGACGTACATGATCTTCCCCTGGTGCCGCACCATGCCCACCGTGATGGAGTCCTCACACACCTCCGAGGCAATGTAGCGGTCCACCTGAATGCCCAAGTCCTTCAGCACCAGGAGCCCTGCACCAGCCAGCAGACAGCACCGTTACTTGGAGCCATCTCCCTGGCACCCTGGTCTCGGCAGGTGAGCCTGCTGGCCAACAGGACCCATGGGGTCAGCTGTAGGCCCAAGTCCTATCTTTTCCCTGAAGATGCCTTAAATCCTTTCTGGATCCAACTGGAGTATCCATAGTAAGGACATCGAGGCTCTGTCTCATGCCTCGTTTGGCCTATCTGGAAGGCAGTCAAAGCTGCAGAAAACTGACCGGAGAGTACATGGTTCCAGGATCCAGGAAGAATCACAGCTGACTTTTTGGGGgccttttctttgttgttgtccGTCTACAACTTGGTCCTTCCATACCCTCTTATCACCTCCTGCTACAATTCTACCCCACCCTTTGACTCAACCTGAATGTTCCCTGCTCCACAAAGGTTTCATaaatgccctgccccacccagtAGCCCCTGGAATCACCGCCCCCTCCGCTATGAGTCCCCAGCTCTGTGCATCCCTTGCCTCCCCATCAGAGCAGTTTCCATTCCTCACTCAGCCCTCTCGTGGATTGCAAAGGCTCTTCCAGACAGAGGAGGCCTCCTTCATTGTGCTTCCCCCGAGCTAACCACACAGATTTCCTTACCACGATCCCTCCCCCTCCAGAAATGCTAGCCGAACTGAGGCAAGGAAACAATCAGAGCAGATCCCGAGAGGGTCTCGGGAGAAACAGGGTACGGCACTGTTTCTGCTGCTCCCAACATGTCCCCCAGCCAAGGAGCTTTTACAGCCTCCTGGGGTGTGACATGATTTAAGAAGGCCTCAAGGTTCCAGTCTGGGATACAAAAAGCTGTAAATGAACTTCTCTAGGTTTACAGAAGAGCAGCATGGAGCTGAGAACAGAAGACAAACATCTGGCCGGGGAAGCCATCCCCTCCGCCTCACCCTCTAACCAGGGTCCCTGGGTTGAGACTGCCTATCTCCCTCTGGCCAAAGACATGAATTCTAAGAAGAGCTATTCCTTTCTTAAAAGCCGGGAAGCCCTTGGCTGggggggcagggcagaggggtgGATGTGTCTTCACAATCTCCTAGGACGCTTTCTGCAGTGTCCAGAGTCACATGAAGCAAACAATGCCTGCAGGGTGACCCAGCATCTCCTAAAGGTTTTCCTAAGGAGGGAATGGTTCAAGTATATATTCTATCAGGATGCTTGTCACAGCActacttataataataataaaaaaaatagtaaatgacCTAATAGGGGTTCGTTAAATAAATTACGGCACTTTGACTCAATGGAACCTTACGCAACACTTACAAATAAAGAATGTAGCTTTGgccgggtctggtggctcatgcctgtaatcccagcactttgggaggccgaggtgggcggatcacaaggtcaagagatcgagaccagcctggccaacacggtgaaacaccgtctctactaaaaacacaaaaattagctgggcgtggtggtgggtgcctgcagtcccagctactcgggaggctgaggcaggagaactgcttgaacccaggaggcagaggttgcagtgggccaagatggcaccactgcactccagcctgggcaacagactccgtctcaaaaaaaaaaaaaaaaatgtagctttaTATCGCTTGACATGAAAAAGCAATCATAATATAATAAATGCAAGGCAAGTTACAAAACCGTGTGCATTCACTACCCACTTAATTTATCTATCTATGGATGTATGGTTATATAAACACAAACgcacagaaaaaaatctgaaaaggacatatgccaaaatattaataaaaggatAATGGGTGATTTAAATAAGTCTTCTTTAGACTATCTTGTGTATAATCAAAACACAACAGAACTGTGTATGTTTCTGTCTTGCTGAATCTGTCCTTTGAGGCTCTGTGAAATCTCTGTGAATCTGACTAATGATCACTCGGCCTCTGTGGCTGAATCTTCCTTACTAAGGAAGCGCCCAGCAGGCAGGCTGCTTTACcacctgttttacttttttatttttggtcaaaTCTAAGTCCACGGACTGCATACGTTTCCACTTCACACACAAGCTTCCCCTTTGGGATAATATTTTAACAGCTGTGAAGCTAACCATCATTTCGTTTTGCCAGAGTTGCCCACACACCTGGCTCCCCCATCCTGGGACAAGGCGGCCAGCACCTCTTGGGCCTGCACCCCTCACCTGTAGCGATTCCATCAAAGAGAGACAGCACCCGGATGGGCTTCCTCTTCTCAGCTGGGACAGGTGGGTAAACCTTTGGAGGGTCCTAAGCAGTGAGCACAACAGGTCAGATGCAGGCCCAGCGGTGTCCCAAGCTCCCACCCAGCGCTGGCCCTCCAGCCAGGCTCCTAGACCCACACACCCTGCGCACAGCTCAGGCCCCACAACCAAGGCTCAGCCAAGGGAGCTCGAGACCGCGCCCCAGGCCCAGCACTCACAAATTCCTGGTCGTGGTTATTAGCGAAGAACATCTGGAGCCGGGAGGGCCAGTCCTCTCGCCGCCGCAGCAGCCCGTAGGTACCCTTGTGCCCGCACATGTAGCAGTTCCAGGGGTCTTCCTTAATGGCTGCCTGGGCAGCCCCCGGCCCCACCAAGAGGTCCACACACTCCACGCAAAAGCACCTGGAAGGAGACCCAGTGAGCAGAGGAGACTCTCAGCCCTGGTccggggaggccaaggtgtgctaCCTGGAATGGAAAGACCGGGTCTGGAGCATGGCTAGGGGGTGGAGGGTctgtggggaagggagaggaggggaggcgGTGGGCGGCGGGAGCCTGGGGCCCAGCTAAGGAGACCACTGGAGGCCACAACAGCCTCACCTGCAGCAGTTGTTGTTTCCGCACATGAGCACCTCACGGCCCCCACAGCAGATGGTGCAGTAGGACTGGTAGCCGTCGTCGTCGTACTGGTACGCACACTCCAGAAAGCAGTTCTAGACAGCAGCGGGAAGGGTCAGAAACCACCAGGACGGGTCCCAGGACGGCCAGGACGAAGGGAGGCTCCACACCTGGCCTCACAGAGCCTAAGCCCTGAAGACATGACCCCGCCACCACCTTAGCCAGGGTCAGGCCCCAGCTGCAGATCTGGGAAGGGGAAACCTCATCTGCCTGTGCACCGCCATGGACAGAACCAAAGAGCAGCCTGAGAACAAGGCCAGGGAGGGGGCTGCACCACCACCTTGGGCCTTCCTGCAGCCCTGGGTTTTTCTCCTGGGCTCCCCAGGGCACGGCAACCCTGCTACACTCTGCCTGAGCTTGTCCCCGCTGCTCTGCTCCCATCCCCACATCTGGGGACTAAAATGGGGCTTGAGAGAGGTAAAGAATctttcagaggagaaaaatgagagcAAGTCAAAAGCTTGAAACCCAAGGGCCCGTGTCATCAGGACTCTGCTTCCAGAGGAAGCTCTGAAGTCTACATCACACGCACACCGGGTGTCACCCTGTACATGCCCAGAAGCGGTGGACACAGTCAGCCAGAAGGCCGAAGGGCCGGCCTCAACGGCACCTCTCCTGGGTGGGTGTGCTCCTACCTTGCAGTTTTGGCACATTCCTCCAACGAAGAGGGGGTGTTCCAGGGTAACATTGAGGCTCCCACAGGAGATGCAGATGTCTGGAAAGCAGAGGGAGGGGATGGGGTGAGTACCACCGAAGGGCCTCTCCCTCCCCGGGCCGGAGCCCAGCACCAGACCAGCCACAAAAAAGGGGTGTGCCAGAGCGGCAGCCAGAAAAGAGTCCAGGGTGCCCCACGGAAAAGGGAGGCACTGTGACCCCAGTCTCGAACGCCATCATCTCAGAGCACCAATGCCACCATCCACAAACAGGGATGGAGTGACAGCAGGACAGAAACCTGCTCATGAGAAGCAGCCCTGGTTCCAGGTTACTCAGGAGGGATTCCCGGGGTAATCCTCAAGTCCTGACCCCTGCCCCAATCCTCCCAGGCCGAGGGTCCTGAGCCAGATCCACCAGCACCAGGCTGAGGGCGACAGCCCCAGGATGAGAGAGGTGAGCAAAGGTGAAAGGCTGAAAGGGGACCTGTAGGTGAGTTCAGTCACACCCAAGAGGGGCTGCCCTTCTGTGGCCACTGGGGAGTCCCACACCCTGAAGACCAGCCCACGCCATTGACAGGAGAGCAGAATCATGGCACCAGAAAGACAGACAGTGCACGAAGCACGGTGAAGGTGGTGTGACACGCAGGACGTGGCCCCTGGTCCCATGTCATTCAAACCTTCCTAAGTGCCTCTGCTACTCTGCCCCATGCCACACTAGGAGTGCCAGAGTTCCCAGGCAACAAACTTACCCTCAATGTTCCGGCACTTCTGCCGCACCTCGTACACCAGCCGCTCTGCAAGGGGAGGAGAGCTGGCGTCAGAGGAGGCCGCGCCTGCTCCTCGGATGCAGGCCTCCTGGTGCCACCCTCTCCAGAAGCAGGCCAACTACCTCTTGTGCGCTCATCAATAATCTCCTTGACCTTGGGCTTCTCCGCTGTGCTCTTCCGGGGCTTTTTGGCTGGTGGAGGTGGTGCGTAGGCAGCTGCCTCAGGTTCCACCCACATGTCCGTGTACACTTCTTTGTAGGGATTCTTCTCTTCTGGAGGAGGAAAGCAGGTGCCAAGGTCAGTTACAGGCTGACAGGAAACTccagccccttcccccaccctccttACAGTGGGGTGCGGCCTGGTCTCCAACTTGTTCCCACCTCCCAACTCTACGGTTCTAGCCAACCAACAGAGAGCAGGTCATTCAAGTCCTGACCCCAGGGCAAGAGAGACCCCGGCTGTTCCCACTGGGCCCCTCTGTGGAGGCCTTGGCAGCCCTCCCTAAGCATGGCTTTCCCAGCCCTGGTGTGGATCTGCCTGGCGGGCAGGGGTCCCAGAAAGCTGGGTGCCCTCATTTaccttctggtggctccaggcccTTAGGGCCAGAAGGCTGGAAGCCCCCCAGGGCCCATTCAATCATGGGCTTGTTCTGCACCTCCACGGCCTTGGCAGTGTCACTCTCATCGCTGTCGTGGCACACCGGGAACAGCTTCCCCGCGCGGCTGCTGGCCACCTGGAGGGTGACACGCCAGGGTTGGGGTTGTCAGGACAGGCTGGAAGGCAGATGGGTCAGGCTCAAGGCCAGACTCTGAGTAGTGAGGGTGGCACAGGCAAGATGGGGAGGAACCGCTGAGGAGGAGCGGGATGTGCATACGGGCGAGCGAGGTGGAGAGAAAGGAGTCGCTGCCTCCTGGGCCTCCGTTCTGCTCAAGCCCGACCTGCACTCCAACTTCCAGGCCTCCTAGTGCTCTAGGCTCCTCCTCCGAGCTCCCAGCAGGGACACTCACCTGCAGGACCTCGTAGATGGCTTTGCGGTACATGGGCTGCTTGTTGTACGTGGCCTGGTGGAACGCACTGCAAAACGAGCTCAGCGGCATCAGCTTCTCAACACACACCTGGGGGGACAAGCCAGGCCTTGTTTGCCGAGGCTTACACTTGCAAGCACCCACCCCATGCCTTGCAACTGGCAGGGGCTGGGAGCCTCGAGAGTCAGTCTCAGCCCTGGAGGGGACCAGATACAGTGATAAATAATTACCCGATGCAAAGAGGAGTCCAGACCAAGAGTAGGGAAGTACCTGAGTGCAGGTGGAAAGGAATTCTAGTGAATAGGTTCCTGGAAGGCTAAAACTGGGCCAGCATCCTAGCTCTCTGAGCCACAGGTGCAACCTAATTATCCCTACAGCTTCTTCCACCCACCACAGGCAGAGTAGGGGTGAGCAGAACCCACTTCCATCACCCCAATTCCAGACTGCCCCCAGCCAAAACCACAGGCCCTGGGATCAAGaaccttcccccaccccaggctACTGCCAAACCCCACAACTTACCACTGAGAATTTGCCGTCTCCGAACCACATGACCCAGCGGGTGCCTTCAGCTGCTCGGCTCCGGCCCGTCATCCACCAAGACACAATGCGGCCTGGCCACCAGGAGAAGCCCCGCAGTTTCCCCCACACCAGCTCCCCAATGCCAAAGCCCCGGCCGTCCTGGAGCCCCAAGGAGCAGAAATCATTACACAGTGGTCACGAGGCCCTGCCACCCTGATCCCCCCATGGCAACCCCAGCCCTGGGCATCTGGGGGGCAGGACAGCCAGGAGGGAGCTCCATCTGAATGAGGCAAGACAGAGCAAAATCGGGGAGACGAAGAGGCCCGGGGTCAGGTGGAGAGAGCGAGCGGCCCgtgggagatggagagaggagagCAGGACGGGAGGAGCTGGCAGTGGAAGGCCCCCGGAAAGAGCTGGCCACGGCTGGTGAAGAAGCCGCTCACCTCGTACTCTGGCTCGTCATCGCCTGCTTTGGTGGCATTCTTGTCCCCAGCATCGGACCCCACGGGCTCAGGCGTGGTAGCCACAGTGGGGGATGCGGGGTCAGTGGGCTGCTGCACAGCAGGAGGGCTGGCCTCCTCCACCTTCTGAGACTCCCCGGGCCCCTGGTTTTCTTCCACAGCATTCATTCCTGCAATGACCTTGGCTTTCTTCTCAGCCTggggaaacaaaaaacaaaaagtcacctTGACCTCTCCAGGAATTAGCAAGGCCACCTGACACTCAAGGGGACCATGTTTGTCAAAACCCGGAACAGTGACAGAAGGTCAAGGGCTGGAGAGAGCCAACCAGCTGCCTTGCCGTGAAAAATGGAAAGACTTGAAGTAGAGAGGTGAACTCAAGTCACACAATTCCAgccttcttttctgccttttaggAAACCTTCCTCCCAGATCTAATCTTCCTCAATCTCATCAGCATATCGGTTGCCTACCCTATGATAcggaaatgttatttatttatttttttttttggagacagagtcactctttcacccaggctggagtgcagtggcgcaatctcggctcactgcaacctccacctcccaggttcaagcgattcgcctgtctcagcctcccgagtagctgggattacaggcatgtaccaccacacctggctaatttttgtatttttagtagagatggggtttcgccatattgaccaggctggtctctaactcctgacctcaggtgatttgcccgcctcagcctcccaaagtgctgggattacaggcatgagccactgtgtctagcctacgttaatgttttttttttaattttattattattatactttaagttttagggtacatgtgcacaacgtgcaggtttgttacatatgtattcatgtgccatgttggtgtgctgcacccattaacttgtcatttagcattataccgtatatctcctaatgctatccctccccctaccTATGGAGATGTTAATTCTATCCAAATATTAATCAGGCACTATTGTTTAGACACAGATATTGGTTCCACCCTCTCCTATCTTCTTAATCAAGACTAGGATCTTCAgccaggcatgtgcctgtaatcccagttactgagcagggaggatcacttgagcccaggagttcaagaccagcctgggcaacatagcaagaccctgtcaccaaaaatttaaaaagcaaggggGACCCTCTCTTCTTCTCCACAATTCCCCTGGGCAATCAATCCTTCCTATTCCTGGTTTCCAGGCCACAATTCTAGTTTTGTGATGTCTGCTGACGAAGAAATCACTGCTCTGGGTTTAAAGAGCCCATCTCCCCCCAGCACATGCTCAAACACCATAGGAAGCTCCCCAAGAGCCTGTCTGTTCCCATGCTCAGACGCCATGCTGGAGTTCTTATGGATCACACCCAGTGTGTATTGTTACCAGATTCGACCCCTTCTATGTGCACCCTTCAGATCCATAAATACATGTATTCATTCAGTTATTTACTGAGCAGGCACTATAGACCAGGCGTGCTCTCTGCCATCCCACCAACAAATTAATAAGCCAAACCCCAGTTATTCTCCCATTGCACAGCCTCCATCCTTTCACCGTATCACACTCGTCTTTCAGGCTACGATCCACGCGCCCATTCCTTCTCACAACCCGCTCCAGGATCCCTACAAAGGAGAATGAAATCCTTGATACTTAGCTCTGAGAACCATTAGCCTTTTACTGAATCTAGGAAACACGGCCCTCTGACTTCAAGGCTTTGCACCCATTTCCACCATACCAGATTTAGAGGggagaaaaccccattttctacATGCCTTTCAAAAGAGCTCCCCCATGGGCCTAGAGCTGCGAATGCAAACCCATCCTCAAGGGTAAAGAGGATGAGCAAGCAACCTGGAGTATGAAGAAGAGCTCTAATCTGAAGTTGCAGCCTCTACATTCCTGTCGGAGCCTCACAACCAGCAGCTGACTTTGGAGCAGTCCTTTCTAGGAGTTGCTCCAACATAAAAAGGCACCTGAACGGAAGGATTTCTGGAAAGCTTTTCTGACCTGTTTAAAAATCTGGTGTATATATGGACCAATGATTCCCAGGACTCTCCCAAAGCCTGTCAATGGACCCCCCAGATCCAAGGGTCCCAGGTTAAGAACCTTTGTTTGAAGCTCAGTGGTCCAATGTATTGTCTTACagattcatttaatttcactgaGTCTTCAAGTCTTTGCCTCCAAGCCACAGACCAATCTGTTTCTTATGGCGATTCCGAAAAACACTGAAGATGTTAAGTCCTAGTTCTTCCTCTGACTCAACAAATTCTAAAACAGGATAATGCATCCtttgcccccaacccccaaacAGCTGGGAAAATGAGCTCATGGATGGCGGAATGAGCTCACGGATCGGACTGCGGGGGTGGAAGAATGTGGAGTAATTGCTCATCGCTCCCTAGCCCCACTCTCACCTGGCCAGAACTCTGCCCTCCCCTTCCTACTATCAATTAGCCATCGCCTCCTCCCCTACGAGAAGGTGCACTGAAGTGTGGACCCCGCTATGGGGGAGGGTGCCTCCCTTGCTGGGATCCTCAGCTGCGTCAGCTACCCTCGCAGAGGAGCCCACACCACG encodes:
- the DNMT3A gene encoding DNA (cytosine-5)-methyltransferase 3A isoform X7 → MKMEGSRGRLRGGLGWESSLRQRPMPRLTFQAGDPYYISKRKRDEWLARWKREAEKKAKVIAGMNAVEENQGPGESQKVEEASPPAVQQPTDPASPTVATTPEPVGSDAGDKNATKAGDDEPEYEDGRGFGIGELVWGKLRGFSWWPGRIVSWWMTGRSRAAEGTRWVMWFGDGKFSVVCVEKLMPLSSFCSAFHQATYNKQPMYRKAIYEVLQVASSRAGKLFPVCHDSDESDTAKAVEVQNKPMIEWALGGFQPSGPKGLEPPEEEKNPYKEVYTDMWVEPEAAAYAPPPPAKKPRKSTAEKPKVKEIIDERTRERLVYEVRQKCRNIEDICISCGSLNVTLEHPLFVGGMCQNCKNCFLECAYQYDDDGYQSYCTICCGGREVLMCGNNNCCRCFCVECVDLLVGPGAAQAAIKEDPWNCYMCGHKGTYGLLRRREDWPSRLQMFFANNHDQEFDPPKVYPPVPAEKRKPIRVLSLFDGIATGLLVLKDLGIQVDRYIASEVCEDSITVGMVRHQGKIMYVGDVRSVTQKHIQEWGPFDLVIGGSPCNDLSIVNPARKGLYEGTGRLFFEFYRLLHDARPKEGDDRPFFWLFENVVAMGVSDKRDISRFLESNPVMIDAKEVSAAHRARYFWGNLPGMNRPLASTVNDKLELQECLEHGRIAKFSKVRTITTRSNSIKQGKDQHFPVFMNEKEDILWCTEMERVFGFPVHYTDVSNMSRLARQRLLGRSWSVPVIRHLFAPLKEYFACV
- the DNMT3A gene encoding DNA (cytosine-5)-methyltransferase 3A isoform X8; translation: MNAVEENQGPGESQKVEEASPPAVQQPTDPASPTVATTPEPVGSDAGDKNATKAGDDEPEYEDGRGFGIGELVWGKLRGFSWWPGRIVSWWMTGRSRAAEGTRWVMWFGDGKFSVVCVEKLMPLSSFCSAFHQATYNKQPMYRKAIYEVLQVASSRAGKLFPVCHDSDESDTAKAVEVQNKPMIEWALGGFQPSGPKGLEPPEEEKNPYKEVYTDMWVEPEAAAYAPPPPAKKPRKSTAEKPKVKEIIDERTRERLVYEVRQKCRNIEDICISCGSLNVTLEHPLFVGGMCQNCKNCFLECAYQYDDDGYQSYCTICCGGREVLMCGNNNCCRCFCVECVDLLVGPGAAQAAIKEDPWNCYMCGHKGTYGLLRRREDWPSRLQMFFANNHDQEFDPPKVYPPVPAEKRKPIRVLSLFDGIATGLLVLKDLGIQVDRYIASEVCEDSITVGMVRHQGKIMYVGDVRSVTQKHIQEWGPFDLVIGGSPCNDLSIVNPARKGLYEGTGRLFFEFYRLLHDARPKEGDDRPFFWLFENVVAMGVSDKRDISRFLESNPVMIDAKEVSAAHRARYFWGNLPGMNRPLASTVNDKLELQECLEHGRIAKFSKVRTITTRSNSIKQGKDQHFPVFMNEKEDILWCTEMERVFGFPVHYTDVSNMSRLARQRLLGRSWSVPVIRHLFAPLKEYFACV
- the DNMT3A gene encoding DNA (cytosine-5)-methyltransferase 3A isoform X1, with translation MPAMPSSGPGDTSSSAAEREEDRKDGEEQEEPRGKEERQEPSTTARKVGRPGRKRKHPPVESGDTPKDPAVISKSPSMAQDSGASELLPNGDLEKRSEPQPEEGSPAGGQKGGAPAEGEGAAETLPEASRAVENGCCTPKEGRGAPAEAGKEQKETNIESMKMEGSRGRLRGGLGWESSLRQRPMPRLTFQAGDPYYISKRKRDEWLARWKREAEKKAKVIAGMNAVEENQGPGESQKVEEASPPAVQQPTDPASPTVATTPEPVGSDAGDKNATKAGDDEPEYEDGRGFGIGELVWGKLRGFSWWPGRIVSWWMTGRSRAAEGTRWVMWFGDGKFSVVCVEKLMPLSSFCSAFHQATYNKQPMYRKAIYEVLQVASSRAGKLFPVCHDSDESDTAKAVEVQNKPMIEWALGGFQPSGPKGLEPPEEEKNPYKEVYTDMWVEPEAAAYAPPPPAKKPRKSTAEKPKVKEIIDERTRERLVYEVRQKCRNIEDICISCGSLNVTLEHPLFVGGMCQNCKNCFLECAYQYDDDGYQSYCTICCGGREVLMCGNNNCCRCFCVECVDLLVGPGAAQAAIKEDPWNCYMCGHKGTYGLLRRREDWPSRLQMFFANNHDQEFDPPKVYPPVPAEKRKPIRVLSLFDGIATGLLVLKDLGIQVDRYIASEVCEDSITVGMVRHQGKIMYVGDVRSVTQKHIQEWGPFDLVIGGSPCNDLSIVNPARKGLYEGTGRLFFEFYRLLHDARPKEGDDRPFFWLFENVVAMGVSDKRDISRFLESNPVMIDAKEVSAAHRARYFWGNLPGMNRPLASTVNDKLELQECLEHGRIAKFSKVRTITTRSNSIKQGKDQHFPVFMNEKEDILWCTEMERVFGFPVHYTDVSNMSRLARQRLLGRSWSVPVIRHLFAPLKEYFACV